In one Pseudomonas sp. SG20056 genomic region, the following are encoded:
- a CDS encoding N-acetylmuramoyl-L-alanine amidase — protein sequence MKVLCLSFLLLALAGCSSGLRIDDSHTATGQNSRVQYIVLHYTSTDMARSLQLLTETDVSSHYLIGEAPPTIYRLVDENRRAWHAGDSQWQGRTWLNGTTIGIELVNQGFYDTPAGRYWQPFAPAQIEALIVLLKDIMQRHQLPPGSILAHSDVAPQRKVDPGPLFPWKRLADAGLMPWPDATEVAREQALFNASLPSVQWFQEQLMRQGYAVPLHGELDQATRNVIAAFQMKYRPARYDGEPDAQTAALLVVLAAML from the coding sequence ATGAAAGTTCTTTGCCTCAGTTTTTTACTTCTAGCGCTGGCCGGTTGCAGCAGCGGTTTACGCATCGACGACAGCCATACCGCCACTGGGCAGAACAGCCGCGTGCAGTACATCGTGCTGCACTACACCTCCACCGACATGGCGCGCTCGCTGCAATTGCTGACCGAGACCGACGTCAGCAGCCATTACCTGATCGGCGAAGCCCCGCCGACCATCTACCGCCTGGTCGATGAAAACCGTCGTGCCTGGCATGCCGGTGACAGCCAGTGGCAGGGACGTACCTGGCTTAATGGCACCACGATAGGCATCGAATTGGTTAACCAGGGCTTCTATGACACCCCCGCAGGCCGCTACTGGCAGCCGTTTGCCCCAGCGCAGATCGAGGCACTGATTGTGCTGCTCAAAGACATCATGCAGCGCCACCAGCTGCCGCCCGGCAGCATCCTGGCGCACAGCGATGTCGCGCCGCAGCGCAAGGTTGATCCCGGCCCGCTGTTCCCCTGGAAGCGTCTGGCTGACGCTGGCCTGATGCCTTGGCCGGATGCCACCGAGGTGGCGCGCGAGCAGGCACTGTTCAATGCCAGCCTGCCGAGCGTGCAGTGGTTCCAGGAGCAATTGATGCGACAGGGTTATGCCGTGCCGCTGCACGGTGAGCTGGATCAGGCCACGCGCAATGTCATCGCGGCTTTTCAGATGAAATACCGCCCGGCCCGCTATGACGGCGAACCGGATGCCCAGACGGCGGCGCTGCTGGTGGTACTGGCCGCAATGCTCTAA
- a CDS encoding nucleobase:cation symporter-2 family protein, with the protein MTTSPVTPSSAQRPEDENLGIGANLAYGLQHVLTMYGGIVAVPLIIGQAAGLSPADIGLLIAASLFAGGLATLLQTLGLPFFGSQLPLVQGVSFAGVATMIAILGSDGAGGLPAVFGAVIAASIIGLLITPVFSRITKFFPPLVNGIVITVIGLTLMPVAARWAMGGNSAAADFGSMANIGLAALTLVTVLLLSKLGSSSISRLSILLAMVIGTLVAVALGMADFSKVTEGPMVAMPSPFHFGMPTFHVAAIISMLIVIIVTLVETSADILAVGDIIETKVDSKRLGNGLRADMISSVFAPIFGSFTQSAFAQNVGLVAVTGVKSRYVVASAGLILVTLGLLPVMGRLVAAVPTAVLGGAGVVLFGTVAASGIRTLSKVDYRNNMNLIIVATSIGFGMIPIAAPTFYHQFPAWFETIFHSGISSAAIMAILLNLAFNHFKTGNSDQQSVFVAGHERTLRYQDIAALNDGDYFKGGKLFDAEGKEVPLIKEASGH; encoded by the coding sequence ATGACGACTTCACCTGTTACGCCGTCTTCCGCACAGCGCCCGGAAGACGAAAACCTTGGTATCGGTGCCAACCTCGCCTATGGCCTGCAACATGTACTGACCATGTATGGCGGCATCGTTGCGGTGCCCCTGATCATTGGTCAGGCCGCCGGTCTGTCACCCGCCGATATCGGCTTGCTGATTGCCGCCTCGCTGTTTGCCGGCGGCCTGGCGACCTTGCTGCAAACCCTCGGGCTTCCGTTCTTCGGCTCACAGCTGCCGCTGGTACAAGGTGTGTCCTTTGCCGGGGTGGCGACCATGATTGCGATCCTCGGCAGTGACGGTGCCGGCGGTCTGCCGGCGGTGTTCGGCGCGGTGATCGCGGCCTCGATTATCGGGCTGTTGATCACCCCGGTATTCTCGCGAATCACCAAATTCTTCCCGCCGCTGGTCAATGGCATTGTCATCACCGTCATCGGCCTGACCCTGATGCCGGTGGCGGCGCGCTGGGCCATGGGCGGCAACAGCGCCGCGGCGGATTTCGGCAGCATGGCCAATATCGGCCTGGCCGCGCTGACCCTGGTCACCGTGCTGCTGTTGAGCAAACTGGGCAGTTCGAGCATCTCGCGCCTGTCGATCCTGCTGGCCATGGTCATCGGCACCCTGGTAGCCGTGGCCCTGGGCATGGCGGATTTTTCCAAGGTGACTGAGGGGCCGATGGTGGCAATGCCCAGCCCGTTCCATTTCGGCATGCCGACCTTCCACGTCGCGGCCATTATTTCGATGCTGATCGTGATCATCGTCACCCTGGTGGAAACCTCGGCGGACATCCTCGCGGTCGGTGACATCATCGAAACCAAGGTCGACTCCAAACGCCTGGGCAATGGTCTGCGTGCGGACATGATCTCCAGCGTGTTTGCGCCGATCTTCGGCTCCTTCACCCAGAGCGCCTTTGCCCAGAACGTCGGCCTGGTGGCCGTGACCGGGGTGAAGAGCCGCTATGTGGTGGCCTCGGCCGGTCTGATTCTGGTGACCCTCGGCCTGCTGCCGGTGATGGGCCGTCTGGTTGCTGCCGTGCCCACGGCGGTGCTCGGCGGTGCGGGCGTGGTGCTGTTCGGCACCGTGGCGGCCAGCGGCATTCGCACCCTGTCCAAGGTGGATTACCGCAACAATATGAACCTGATCATCGTCGCCACTTCGATCGGTTTCGGCATGATCCCGATTGCTGCGCCGACCTTCTATCACCAATTCCCGGCCTGGTTCGAGACCATTTTCCATTCGGGTATCAGCTCGGCGGCGATCATGGCGATTCTGCTCAACCTGGCCTTCAACCACTTCAAGACGGGTAACTCGGACCAGCAGTCGGTATTCGTTGCCGGCCACGAGCGCACCCTGCGTTACCAGGACATTGCCGCACTCAACGATGGTGATTACTTCAAGGGCGGCAAGCTGTTCGACGCCGAGGGCAAGGAAGTGCCGCTGATCAAGGAAGCGTCAGGGCACTAG
- a CDS encoding cytochrome c5 family protein yields the protein MKNLLIAASVLMLSLSAQAAQDPEAVYARACGVCHNGAIPTAPLKGDKAAWEPRLAKGTDALVQSVTNGLGAMPPRGLCMDCSAEDYQAVIKLMTE from the coding sequence ATGAAAAACTTGCTGATTGCAGCCAGTGTATTGATGCTGTCGTTGAGTGCTCAGGCTGCACAGGACCCAGAGGCCGTCTACGCGCGGGCTTGTGGTGTGTGCCACAACGGGGCGATCCCAACCGCGCCGCTGAAAGGCGACAAGGCTGCCTGGGAACCGCGCCTGGCCAAAGGCACCGATGCACTGGTACAGAGCGTCACCAATGGTTTGGGTGCCATGCCGCCACGTGGGTTGTGCATGGACTGCTCGGCCGAGGATTACCAAGCCGTCATCAAGTTGATGACCGAGTAA
- a CDS encoding diguanylate cyclase produces the protein MTDDAQRWKSKYLESLEQQEKLERSWDARLDLLRRGLVRSSLAAEGSDKSVDQCMQELRDILRRDDIDSGLSALIPRLEKAVLDSEKRRQDRVEQNISGVTSLTDQLLALEPPREVRKALKQFAKRIEERASQPRELPALLSELSSLQQQALAALEAEPSQARPGFLQRLFGGKEAASGSPEPGEPVSAEMLQPATSAPTVIAQPETAPQIAEVSISPSSAAPVPVAAATPSIEPELQPAAATAVPRPVLAPEAAASIQGSGDPAYALPEIPEPGYSAVAPHIGDSLMGLLDELELPERHQPQGEALRQRVQGGLNWYELVSVLDDLAVLVLAVTDSGQREFASYLKQLNERLASFLTTLSEAHEGYSESVESARTFNQELRDQVSGLQASVQDAIDLPTLKQSLEARLEGLLSTVSEHQKHRDGHEEEVAQRLQSLTQKVAEMEQEAQSFRDNLEEQRQKALIDPLTGLPNRAGWTERLELEMARWKRYGGELLLAVLDIDHFKRINDGYGHLAGDKVLKIIAGELAKRLRKTDFIARFGGEEFVLLIPSTPLEGGRQLLQTLLDGVEQCPFHFRGERVTITLSAGLTAFVGDEGSDKVFERADQALYRAKSGGRNRVELS, from the coding sequence ATGACCGATGATGCCCAGCGCTGGAAAAGCAAGTACCTGGAAAGCCTGGAACAGCAAGAGAAACTCGAACGCAGCTGGGATGCCCGACTCGACCTGCTAAGACGCGGCTTGGTGCGCAGCTCGCTGGCTGCTGAAGGCAGTGACAAGTCGGTTGACCAGTGCATGCAGGAGCTGCGCGATATTCTGCGTCGCGACGATATCGATAGCGGTCTTTCGGCGCTGATACCGCGCCTGGAAAAGGCCGTGCTGGACTCGGAAAAGCGCCGGCAGGATCGCGTCGAGCAGAACATCTCTGGGGTCACCAGCCTGACCGATCAACTGCTTGCTCTGGAGCCGCCGCGCGAGGTGCGCAAGGCGCTCAAGCAATTTGCCAAACGCATTGAGGAACGTGCCAGCCAGCCGCGCGAGCTGCCGGCGCTGCTCAGTGAATTAAGTAGTCTGCAACAGCAAGCCCTGGCGGCGCTTGAGGCTGAACCCAGCCAGGCACGTCCGGGTTTTCTCCAGCGTCTGTTTGGCGGCAAGGAGGCTGCGAGTGGCAGCCCTGAGCCGGGCGAGCCGGTTTCGGCCGAAATGCTGCAACCAGCCACGTCTGCCCCAACTGTTATCGCTCAACCTGAAACCGCGCCACAGATTGCTGAAGTTTCGATAAGTCCGAGCAGTGCGGCGCCTGTGCCCGTAGCCGCTGCCACGCCATCCATCGAGCCAGAGCTGCAGCCGGCAGCGGCGACAGCAGTGCCCCGCCCCGTACTGGCGCCTGAAGCTGCTGCGTCAATCCAGGGCTCGGGAGATCCCGCCTACGCCCTGCCAGAGATACCCGAGCCGGGTTATAGCGCGGTTGCCCCGCATATCGGCGATAGTCTGATGGGGCTGCTCGATGAGCTGGAGTTGCCGGAGCGCCATCAGCCCCAGGGCGAGGCGTTGCGTCAACGCGTGCAGGGTGGCCTGAACTGGTATGAGCTGGTGTCGGTGCTGGATGATCTAGCGGTGCTGGTGCTGGCCGTTACCGACAGCGGTCAGCGCGAGTTTGCCAGTTACCTGAAGCAGCTCAACGAACGCCTGGCGTCGTTTCTTACCACCCTCAGCGAGGCCCATGAGGGCTATAGCGAATCGGTAGAAAGCGCGCGGACCTTTAATCAGGAATTGCGCGACCAGGTCAGTGGTCTGCAGGCCAGCGTGCAGGATGCGATTGATCTGCCGACCCTCAAGCAATCACTGGAGGCGCGCCTGGAGGGTTTGCTCAGCACGGTCAGCGAGCACCAGAAGCACCGTGACGGCCACGAGGAAGAAGTGGCGCAGCGCCTGCAAAGCTTGACCCAGAAGGTCGCGGAGATGGAGCAGGAAGCGCAGAGTTTCCGCGATAACCTCGAAGAGCAGCGCCAGAAGGCCCTGATCGACCCACTGACCGGCCTGCCCAATCGTGCGGGCTGGACTGAACGCCTGGAGCTGGAGATGGCGCGCTGGAAGCGCTACGGCGGTGAGTTGCTGCTGGCGGTGCTGGATATCGATCACTTCAAGCGGATCAATGACGGCTACGGCCACCTGGCCGGTGACAAGGTGTTGAAGATCATTGCCGGCGAGCTGGCCAAACGTTTGCGCAAGACTGACTTTATTGCCCGTTTTGGTGGTGAGGAATTTGTTCTGCTGATTCCTTCGACGCCCCTTGAGGGGGGGCGTCAGCTGCTGCAGACCTTGCTTGATGGTGTCGAGCAGTGCCCGTTTCACTTTCGCGGTGAGCGCGTGACCATCACCCTGTCGGCTGGCCTGACCGCCTTTGTTGGTGATGAGGGCAGCGACAAGGTGTTCGAGCGTGCCGATCAGGCGCTGTATCGTGCCAAGAGCGGCGGCCGCAATCGGGTCGAGCTGAGCTAG
- a CDS encoding endonuclease/exonuclease/phosphatase family protein, with translation MLRRWPARRAIDLCDPQVNPRCAPAGDWPQNGSLRLLSFNIQVGISTQRYHHYLTRSWQHLLPHAGRSGNLQRIGDLLGDFDLVALQEVDGGSLRSGYVNQVEHLAHLGAFPYWYQQLNRNLGRLAQHSNGVLSRLRPSLLEDHPLPGPPGRGAMLLRIGEGPDAVVVVMMHLSLGARTRTRQLAYIRELLSDYRHMVLMGDMNTHANDLLQHSPLRDLDLVAPQIEATFPSWRPQRCLDHILLSPGLPLERCEVLSQPISDHLPVAVQIRLPTSLYGPAAPMLIEP, from the coding sequence ATGCTCAGGCGCTGGCCGGCCAGACGGGCGATTGACCTGTGTGATCCACAGGTCAATCCACGTTGCGCGCCTGCCGGCGACTGGCCGCAGAATGGCAGCCTGCGGCTGCTCAGTTTCAACATTCAGGTCGGCATCAGCACCCAGCGTTATCACCACTACCTGACACGCAGCTGGCAGCATTTGCTGCCGCATGCTGGGCGCAGCGGCAATCTGCAACGGATTGGCGATCTGCTCGGTGATTTCGATCTGGTCGCCCTGCAGGAGGTCGATGGCGGCAGCCTGCGTTCGGGCTACGTCAATCAGGTCGAACACCTCGCGCACCTCGGCGCCTTCCCTTACTGGTACCAGCAACTCAACCGCAACCTTGGCCGTTTGGCCCAGCACAGCAATGGCGTACTCAGCCGTTTACGTCCCAGTTTGCTGGAAGATCACCCGCTGCCCGGCCCGCCGGGCCGTGGCGCGATGTTGCTGCGCATTGGTGAGGGGCCGGACGCGGTTGTCGTGGTGATGATGCACCTGTCCCTTGGTGCCCGTACGCGTACCCGTCAGCTGGCCTATATCCGCGAACTACTCAGTGACTATCGGCACATGGTGCTGATGGGCGATATGAATACGCATGCCAATGATCTGCTGCAGCATTCGCCGTTGCGCGACCTTGACCTGGTTGCTCCGCAGATAGAGGCGACCTTCCCCAGCTGGCGGCCGCAGCGCTGCCTTGACCACATTCTGCTCAGTCCAGGCCTGCCGCTGGAGCGCTGTGAGGTGTTGTCGCAGCCGATCTCCGATCACTTGCCGGTGGCGGTGCAAATTCGTCTGCCCACTTCACTGTATGGCCCCGCAGCGCCTATGCTGATTGAGCCCTGA
- a CDS encoding DUF1330 domain-containing protein, whose protein sequence is MPSINPSPDQLAAFTAKVADDTPLLMLNLLRFQALASYASGSSHPPCSGREAYARYSQTALRKVRGVGGEVQVMAAAQAALIAPADEQWDELLLVRYPSKAAFLSMLADPEYRAATEHRTAALADSRLIATTPR, encoded by the coding sequence ATGCCCAGCATCAACCCCAGTCCTGACCAACTGGCTGCATTCACCGCCAAGGTAGCGGATGACACACCGCTGCTGATGCTCAACCTGCTGCGCTTTCAGGCCCTGGCCAGCTATGCCAGCGGCAGCAGCCACCCCCCCTGCAGCGGCCGCGAAGCCTATGCACGCTACAGCCAGACGGCGCTGCGTAAAGTTCGTGGTGTGGGCGGCGAGGTGCAGGTCATGGCCGCCGCGCAGGCGGCCCTGATTGCCCCGGCCGATGAGCAGTGGGATGAGCTGCTATTGGTGCGCTACCCCTCCAAGGCGGCCTTTCTCAGCATGCTGGCCGACCCGGAGTACCGCGCGGCCACCGAACACCGCACGGCCGCCCTGGCCGACTCACGCCTGATCGCCACCACGCCGCGTTAA
- a CDS encoding MarC family protein gives MDIFGIAALIFLVTDPFGNIAIFIAALKNVPAKRRLWVAARELVFALALLLLFLTFGDKVLSALGLSREATAIAGGIILFVIAMRLIFPGPQGVLGDVPDGEPMLVPLATPAVAGPSALAVLMTLRNTHDGPLWELYAAVFLAWAATAFILLQASLLQRFLGPRGLTAVERLMGMLLIMLSVDMLLDNLQSVLHISP, from the coding sequence ATGGATATTTTCGGCATCGCCGCGTTGATCTTTCTGGTCACCGACCCCTTCGGCAATATCGCCATCTTTATCGCCGCACTGAAGAACGTGCCGGCCAAGCGTCGCCTGTGGGTTGCCGCGCGTGAGCTGGTGTTTGCTCTGGCACTGTTGCTGCTGTTTCTTACCTTTGGTGACAAAGTGCTCAGCGCCCTGGGCCTGTCGCGGGAGGCAACTGCGATTGCCGGCGGTATCATCCTGTTCGTGATCGCCATGCGCCTGATCTTCCCCGGCCCGCAAGGGGTGTTGGGTGATGTGCCGGATGGCGAGCCGATGCTGGTGCCATTGGCTACCCCAGCGGTGGCCGGCCCCTCAGCCCTGGCGGTGTTGATGACCTTGCGCAATACCCACGATGGGCCGCTCTGGGAACTCTATGCTGCCGTGTTCCTGGCCTGGGCGGCGACCGCATTTATTCTGTTGCAGGCCTCGTTGCTGCAGCGGTTTCTCGGACCTCGCGGGTTGACCGCAGTGGAGCGGCTGATGGGCATGCTGTTGATCATGCTCAGCGTCGATATGCTGCTGGATAACCTGCAAAGCGTGTTGCATATCAGCCCATGA
- a CDS encoding DASH family cryptochrome yields MRALLWFKQDLRLDDHPALQAGLTAECLLPVYVLDPALLQLNEFGMRRMGVHRARFLLESLLALEGELRQRGSHLLVVIGSAEQAIAQLVTQFNLNQVLTLEEIAPDERAQVARVARRLGDIPLQQAPANNLLRPDELPFSIEQLPHVFSRFRSLVEERLQVFQPRHAPDRLPVLPDGALALMQPLPTLSQLGLGEPLSVPASAFPFSGGEPAALGRLRDYLWKTQGVRQYKDTRNGMIGSEYSSKFSPWLANGSLSARRVVAELRRHEAQYKRNDSTQWLWVEMLWRDFFRWTLLRHGSALFKAGGLKATERAPQQLDQRFQDWSRGRTGMPLVDANMRELAATGFMSNRGRQVVASYLINDLQQDWRHGAAWFEEHLIDYDPASNWGNWAYLAGVGNDPRHNRVFNALRQAREYDPEAQYVSLWLPELRDVPQALRHTPFLLAGGHLRTLGYPQLNSIPESWTPYLHAVA; encoded by the coding sequence ATGCGCGCACTACTGTGGTTCAAACAGGATTTACGCCTTGATGACCACCCCGCCCTGCAGGCGGGCCTGACGGCCGAATGCCTGCTGCCGGTGTATGTACTGGACCCTGCGCTGCTGCAGCTCAACGAATTCGGCATGCGCCGCATGGGCGTACACCGCGCGCGCTTCCTGCTGGAAAGCCTGTTGGCGCTGGAAGGTGAATTGCGCCAGCGCGGCTCGCACTTGCTGGTGGTGATCGGCTCGGCGGAACAGGCAATTGCTCAACTGGTCACCCAGTTCAACCTCAACCAGGTGCTGACCCTGGAAGAAATCGCTCCCGATGAACGCGCCCAGGTGGCCCGTGTAGCTCGGCGCCTCGGTGATATTCCCCTGCAACAGGCGCCAGCCAACAATCTGCTGCGCCCGGATGAACTGCCGTTCAGCATCGAGCAACTGCCGCATGTATTCAGCCGCTTTCGTAGCCTGGTGGAAGAACGCCTGCAGGTGTTCCAGCCACGCCATGCACCGGATCGTCTACCAGTGCTGCCGGATGGCGCACTGGCGCTGATGCAACCGTTGCCGACGCTGTCACAACTGGGCCTGGGCGAACCGCTCAGCGTGCCGGCCAGTGCCTTTCCATTCTCCGGTGGCGAACCTGCTGCGCTGGGTCGGCTGCGTGACTACCTGTGGAAAACCCAGGGCGTGCGGCAGTACAAGGACACCCGCAACGGCATGATCGGCAGCGAATACTCATCGAAATTCTCGCCCTGGCTGGCCAACGGCAGCCTGTCCGCGCGGCGCGTGGTGGCCGAGCTACGCCGCCACGAGGCACAGTACAAACGCAACGACTCGACCCAGTGGTTGTGGGTGGAAATGCTCTGGCGTGATTTCTTCCGCTGGACCCTGCTTCGCCACGGCAGCGCACTGTTCAAGGCCGGCGGCCTGAAGGCCACCGAACGCGCGCCGCAGCAACTGGATCAACGCTTTCAGGATTGGTCACGCGGGCGCACCGGAATGCCGCTGGTGGATGCCAATATGCGCGAACTGGCTGCTACCGGATTTATGTCCAACCGCGGCAGGCAGGTGGTCGCCAGCTACCTGATCAATGATCTGCAACAGGACTGGCGCCATGGTGCGGCCTGGTTCGAAGAGCATCTGATTGATTACGACCCGGCTAGCAACTGGGGCAACTGGGCTTACCTGGCTGGCGTAGGCAACGACCCACGGCACAACCGGGTGTTCAATGCCCTGCGCCAGGCCCGTGAATACGACCCCGAGGCGCAGTACGTCAGCCTCTGGCTACCGGAGCTGCGTGATGTGCCACAAGCGCTGCGGCATACGCCCTTTCTGCTCGCGGGCGGGCATCTGCGTACTCTCGGTTACCCGCAACTGAACAGCATTCCAGAGAGCTGGACGCCCTACCTGCATGCAGTGGCCTGA
- the yihA gene encoding ribosome biogenesis GTP-binding protein YihA/YsxC — translation MQAKNPIIGLCQQATFLISAAKVDQCPEDFGHEVAFAGRSNAGKSSALNTLTHASLARTSKTPGRTQLLNFFKLDEERRLVDLPGYGYAKVPIPLKLHWQKHLEAYLGSRECLRGLMLMMDIRKPLTEFDILMLDWSVASEMPMHILLTKADKLAFGAAKNTLLKVRQDIHKGWGDRVSIQLFSAPKRIGIEDAQEVLAQWMQLGEFALPDDEEVDA, via the coding sequence ATGCAAGCCAAGAACCCCATTATCGGCCTGTGCCAACAGGCTACTTTCCTTATTAGCGCGGCCAAAGTTGACCAGTGCCCGGAGGATTTCGGCCATGAAGTGGCCTTTGCCGGGCGCTCCAACGCCGGTAAATCCAGCGCCCTGAATACCCTGACCCACGCTAGCCTGGCACGTACCTCGAAGACGCCAGGACGCACCCAGCTGCTCAACTTCTTCAAGCTGGATGAAGAGCGCCGTCTGGTCGACCTGCCGGGTTATGGCTACGCCAAGGTGCCAATTCCGCTGAAACTGCACTGGCAGAAACACCTGGAAGCCTACTTGGGCAGTCGCGAATGCCTGCGTGGGCTGATGCTGATGATGGACATCCGCAAGCCGCTGACCGAGTTCGATATCCTCATGCTGGATTGGTCGGTTGCCAGCGAAATGCCCATGCATATCCTGCTGACCAAGGCTGACAAGCTGGCCTTTGGCGCAGCGAAGAACACCTTACTGAAAGTGCGTCAGGATATTCACAAGGGCTGGGGTGATCGCGTGAGCATCCAGCTGTTCTCTGCGCCTAAGCGCATCGGCATCGAAGACGCTCAAGAGGTACTGGCGCAATGGATGCAGCTGGGCGAATTTGCCCTGCCGGATGACGAAGAAGTCGACGCCTGA
- a CDS encoding cytochrome c, with protein MNKVLVSLLLTLGITGLAHAAGNAEAGQGKVVVCGACHAADGNSAAPNFPKLAGQGERYLLKQLKDIKSGARPVVEMTGLLDNLSDQDLEDISAYFASQQMSVGAADPKLVERGGELFRGGKLAEGMPACTGCHSPNGAGLDAAGYPQLGGQHATYIAKQLTDFREGNRTNDGDSMIMRSIAAKLSNKDIEAVSSFIQGLH; from the coding sequence ATGAACAAAGTACTCGTGAGTCTGCTGTTGACCCTGGGCATCACCGGCCTGGCACATGCCGCAGGCAATGCTGAAGCCGGTCAGGGTAAGGTTGTTGTGTGTGGTGCTTGCCATGCTGCCGATGGTAATAGCGCTGCGCCGAACTTCCCGAAACTAGCTGGTCAAGGCGAGCGTTACTTGCTCAAGCAGCTGAAGGACATCAAGTCCGGCGCCCGCCCTGTTGTGGAAATGACCGGTTTGCTGGATAACCTCAGCGATCAGGATCTGGAAGACATCTCCGCCTATTTCGCCAGCCAGCAGATGAGCGTTGGCGCAGCCGACCCAAAATTGGTCGAGCGTGGCGGCGAGCTGTTCCGCGGCGGCAAACTGGCTGAAGGCATGCCTGCTTGCACCGGTTGCCATTCGCCGAATGGCGCTGGCCTGGATGCCGCCGGTTACCCGCAACTGGGTGGTCAGCACGCAACCTATATTGCCAAGCAGCTGACCGACTTCCGCGAAGGCAACCGCACCAATGATGGCGACAGCATGATCATGCGTTCGATCGCAGCCAAGCTGAGCAACAAGGACATCGAAGCGGTATCCAGCTTTATCCAGGGTCTGCATTGA
- a CDS encoding thiol:disulfide interchange protein DsbA/DsbL, with product MRNLILSATLVTASLFGLSAHAEPIEVGKQYVELNNPVAVAKPGKIEVVELFWYGCGHCYKFEETINPWIDTLPEDVNFVRIPAMFGGMWNVHGQLFITLEAMKAEHKVHAAVFDAIHVQGKKLATPEEMADFLAAEGIDKDAFLKTYNSFGVKSQLEKAKKLAMAYQITGVPVMIVNGKYRFDISSSGGPQQTLQVADHLIAKERAAQ from the coding sequence ATGCGTAACCTGATTCTCAGTGCCACTCTCGTCACCGCCAGCCTGTTTGGCCTGAGCGCCCACGCCGAGCCAATCGAAGTAGGCAAACAGTATGTCGAGCTGAATAACCCTGTTGCGGTTGCCAAGCCCGGCAAGATCGAAGTGGTAGAGCTGTTCTGGTACGGCTGTGGCCATTGCTACAAGTTTGAAGAAACCATCAACCCGTGGATCGACACCCTGCCGGAAGATGTCAATTTCGTACGTATCCCAGCCATGTTCGGCGGCATGTGGAACGTCCACGGCCAGTTGTTTATCACCCTTGAGGCGATGAAGGCTGAGCACAAGGTGCATGCTGCAGTGTTCGACGCCATCCACGTGCAGGGCAAGAAGCTCGCCACCCCGGAAGAGATGGCCGACTTCCTGGCTGCCGAAGGCATCGACAAGGACGCCTTCCTCAAGACCTACAACTCCTTCGGCGTGAAGAGCCAGCTGGAAAAGGCCAAGAAACTGGCCATGGCTTACCAGATCACCGGCGTGCCGGTGATGATCGTCAACGGCAAATACCGTTTCGACATCAGCAGCTCGGGCGGCCCGCAGCAAACGCTGCAAGTGGCCGATCACCTGATCGCCAAAGAACGCGCCGCGCAGTAA